The nucleotide window GCGGGCCGGAGCCGGTGCGCGGGCGGCGCCGGGGCGGTCCCGTCCCGCCGCGCCGGCGCGTCCTCGCCGGGGCCGGTTCCCCCGGGCCGCTGCCGTGATCCGTCCGGCGCGGGCGGCGCCGGGGCGGTCAGTTCTGGGCGGCTTCGGCCAGGAGGCGGTCGGCGATCAGCTCGACGCGTTCGCGCAGGCCCTCCTGGCTCTTGCCGCCGTCGAGGCGTTCGCCGCCGATGACGTAGGTGGGGGTGCCGGTCACGCCGATCGCCTTGGCCTCGGCCTCGTCGGCGTCGACGGTGAGGATGTGGCGGCCGTCGACCAGGGCGGTGTCCACCTCCTCGGCGTCCAGGCCGAGTTCGGCCGCGATCTCCACCAGCAGTGGCTCGCCGCGCTCGCCGAGTTCCTCGACGCGGGCGAGCACGGCCTCCGCGTAGGGCCATCCCTTGCCCTGGGCGGCGGCCTCCTCGGCGGCCTGCGCGGCGGCGTGCGCGTGGCCGTGCTTGGCCAGCGGGAAGTGGCGCAGCTGGATGTCGAGGGCGTCACCGTAGCGGGCACGCAGCGCGCGCAGATCGGTCAGGGCCGAGCGGCAGTCGGGGCATTGCAGGTCGCACCAGACTTCCAGCGCCGGGCGGCGGATGGCATCGTTCATGCCGCCAGTGTGTCAGCCCGGCGTGGGAGCGTCCGCCGGCACCTGCGGAGGAGGGCGACCCGGAGATCCCCCGGATCCTTGTCCCGCGGCCATGGCGGCACGGTCCGCCGCGAGGCAGGATGGAAGGGATGCGAGACCTTGTGAGGGGGACCGACCAGTGACGACGGCGAAGTGCACCACGCGGCGGGGGAGCCGGCCATGCTGACCGGCACCGTCTGCCTCGCGCTCTCCGGCGCCGGGCTGGCCGTCGCGCTGCTGACCGCCTGGCGCCGCCGCTTCCTGCGGGCCACCCGGATCGCCGCGGTGGCGCTGCTCCCGGTCGGTCTGTACCTCACCGGGCTGCTCACCATGCTCGGCCGGATCGGCCGGGCGATCGGCTCCTGGGCGGCCGGGCTCGTCCTCGACCCCACGGTGTGGGCCGGGGTCGCGGTGCTGGCGCTCGCGGTGGTCCTGTGGGTCGCGGCCCGGCTGGCCGCCGGACGCGCCGCCGGACGCCGTACCCGCGCCGAACAGCCCTCGGTGACCGGCGGCTCCGCCACCGCCCTGGGCGGCGCGACGCCCCCGCCCACCGCCACCCCGTCCGCCAAGCGCCCCAAGCGCGCCGCCGACGACCCGCTCTCGGAGTTCGGCGACATCGAGGAGATCCTGCGCAAGCGCGGCATCTGACCTGGGCCGCCGCCCCCAATAGCACCCCCGGGCTTTCGGTACAAGAACCGCCCAGGGAGGTGGGCGTGTCGAGGGGTACGCCGGCCCGGCGCTGGGTCATGATCGTCCGGGCCGCCGCTCAACTGCCGTAAGTGAACGGCAAGTTGGCGTGAGCGTGACGCACGGCTGTGCGAGTGCGGCCCTTGTCGCCCGATGCTTCATGACCTTGCCGAGGCCGCGCACCGATGAACGACGAGACCCGCGGATGCCTGTTCGCGCTCTCCCAGCCGCCGCTGATGCTCTTCCTGGGAGTGATCGGCACGTTGCTGTTCTTCGGGGCGTGTTACGACCTGTTCCTGCTGTGACCGCCGGTCAGTCGGCCGCTTCCCGGCGGCGCGCCCGGTAGGCGGCCACATGCAGCCGGTTCCCGCAGGTGCGGCTGTCGCAGTAGCGGCGTGAACGGTTGCGGGACAGGTCCACGAAGGCCCGGCGGCAGTCGGGCGCGGCGCACCGGCGCAGCCGTTCCGACTCACCGGCCACCACCAGGAAGGCCAGCGCCATGCCGCCGTCGGCCGCCAGGTGGTGGGCGAGCGAGGCACCGGGCGCGAAGTAGTGCACATGCCAGTCGTAGCCGTCGTGATCGGTCAGCCGTGGCGTGGTCCCCGCCTGCGCCACCAGCGCGTTGATCAACTCGGCCGCCGCCCGGGGGCCCGGCGCGGCGAAGACCGCGGCGAACCGTTCCCGTACCTGGCGCACCGCGAGCAGATCGGTCTCGTCCAGCCGGTCCGTCCCGCTGATCCGGTGGCGGGCGGCGAAACCGCGCAGCGCCTCCAGATCGGCGATCCCGTCCGGGGCGGGCGGCTCCGCGGCGGTGTTGACCAGGTCCACCACCCAGTCCAGAGCACGCCGGTTGTCGTGGTCGATCAGCACGGCTTCGCTCCCTGACCGGGTCGGCGGCAGACCTCGGCAGGCGGTGGCCACCGCCTGCCGACGGGTGACTTTAGCGCGCGCCTCCCCGGTCGGCGCCGGTGATCGCCCGGACGCGGAACGCCGCCGCCACGAAATCCGTGGCGGCGGCGTCACCGGCAGGCGGGGACAGGTCCGCGGCAGTCCCCCCGAGACAGGACGGCCGCGGACGGCGTACAGGGGTCCTAGCTCTCCGCCAGGATGTGCGAGAGCTCCGTGTCGAGATCGAAGTGCCGGTGTTCCGTGCCGGGCGGCACGGCGGCATCCGTGCGCTTCAGGAACGACTCCAGAGCCCGCGCCGGAGCCTCCAGCAGCGCCTCGCCCTCCGGGGAGCTGAGGGCGATGCAGACGACGCCCTGGCCGTGGCTCCTGGAGGGCCACACGCGGACGTCGCCGGTGCCGGTGGGCCGGTGCAGCCCCTCCGCGAGCAGGTCGCGGGCGAAGACCCACTCGACCGTCTCTTCGGCACCGGTGTGGAACGTGGCGTGCACGGCGTAGGGATCGGCCGTGTCGTACCGCAGGCCCGCGGGCACGGGCAGTGAGGATTCGCTCGACACAACGAGGCGCAGGTGCAGCTCGCAGCTGACCGTGGTGTTCATAAGCGCCAGGGCCTTTCGCTCAGTGTGCGCTCGGGGATTCGCACGTCGGCGAAATCGACATGCCACCTGCGGGGACGTTGTAAACCCCTCTGACCGGTTTGTGAGGATTCTGGTACTTCGTTCGGACCAATCGCCGAGCGGGCCGCTGGGCCGATCCGGTGAGGGCCTGCCCCGAGGTCCACCGAGGGCGACCGTCACCCACCGTCACCAGGTGGCTGCGAAGGTGCCGGGGCCCGGCCGGGGCCCGGCCGGGGCCCGCCGCACCGGGTGGTCGAGAGCCCCCGCTGACATGCGGTAATGTTGTCCCCGCGCCGGGGCGATTAGCTCAGCGGGAGAGCGCTTCGTTCACACCGAAGAGGTCACTGGTTCGATCCCAGTATCGCCCACCCTGCGCGAGGGCCCGGATGCCGTCACGGCATCCGGGCCCTCGGCGTCTTCGGCGCCCTCTCGCCACCACCGCGGCCCGGGCGGCAGACTCGGCCCCGTGGACTGGTCCCGCTACACCTTCCGCAGCCGCTGGCTGCTGCCCGCCGACCCCGCCGCCGTCTACGCCGTCCTCGCGGACGTCGAGCACTACCCCGCCTGGTGGCCCCAGGTCCGCGAGGTCCGGCGGATCGACGAGACCTCCGGCACCCTGCGCATCCGCTCGCTGCTCCCGTACGACCTCACCGTCACCCTGCGCCAGGACCGCCGCGACCCGGTGGCCGGCGTCCTGCGCGCCCGGCTGAGCGGGGACATGGACGGCGTGGCGACCTGGCGGCTGACAGCCGACCGCGACGGCACCCTGGTCCGCTTCGAACAGCACGTCGTGGTCGCGAAACCGCTGCTGCGCAGGCTCGCCGTCCCCGGCCGCCCCTTCTTCCGCGCCAACCACGCGCTGATGATGCGGGCCGGACGACGCGGTCTGCGCGCCGCGCTCGCCCCCGCCGCACCGGCCGTTTGAACGCGGGGCGTCCGGCACTGTATTGTTCAGGACGTGCCGCGGGGAACCGCACCGCACACAACCCGGGCGATTAGCTCAGCGGGAGAGCGCTTCGTTCACACCGAAGAGGTCACTGGTTCGATCCCAGTATCGCCCACCGCGACAAGGCCGGTCAGTCAACGTACTGACCGGCCTTGTGCGTTGACCGCCGCCGGGCCCTCCGCTCAGGCCGCCCGCGGCAGCCGGGGACGCAACGGCCACGCCGGATCGCACCGCTCCGGCGAACCGTTGCGGGCGAACCACGCCTGAAGTCCCCGCGCCTGTGCGGCATGCCACAACGCCTGGCGCACATGGAGTTCGGCCGGCGTCATGCCACCGACCCCGCCGTCGGCGAACCGGCGGCCTATCGCCCGGGTGACCTCCAGCGCCGCCAGCGCGTCGGCCGCCGCGTCGTGCGCGTCGG belongs to Streptantibioticus cattleyicolor NRRL 8057 = DSM 46488 and includes:
- a CDS encoding DsbA family protein — translated: MNDAIRRPALEVWCDLQCPDCRSALTDLRALRARYGDALDIQLRHFPLAKHGHAHAAAQAAEEAAAQGKGWPYAEAVLARVEELGERGEPLLVEIAAELGLDAEEVDTALVDGRHILTVDADEAEAKAIGVTGTPTYVIGGERLDGGKSQEGLRERVELIADRLLAEAAQN
- a CDS encoding CGNR zinc finger domain-containing protein, translating into MLIDHDNRRALDWVVDLVNTAAEPPAPDGIADLEALRGFAARHRISGTDRLDETDLLAVRQVRERFAAVFAAPGPRAAAELINALVAQAGTTPRLTDHDGYDWHVHYFAPGASLAHHLAADGGMALAFLVVAGESERLRRCAAPDCRRAFVDLSRNRSRRYCDSRTCGNRLHVAAYRARRREAAD
- a CDS encoding SsgA family sporulation/cell division regulator — protein: MNTTVSCELHLRLVVSSESSLPVPAGLRYDTADPYAVHATFHTGAEETVEWVFARDLLAEGLHRPTGTGDVRVWPSRSHGQGVVCIALSSPEGEALLEAPARALESFLKRTDAAVPPGTEHRHFDLDTELSHILAES
- a CDS encoding SRPBCC family protein encodes the protein MDWSRYTFRSRWLLPADPAAVYAVLADVEHYPAWWPQVREVRRIDETSGTLRIRSLLPYDLTVTLRQDRRDPVAGVLRARLSGDMDGVATWRLTADRDGTLVRFEQHVVVAKPLLRRLAVPGRPFFRANHALMMRAGRRGLRAALAPAAPAV